From Ignavibacteriales bacterium:
GCGTCTTCAACGGTGATTTCTCCCGACATCTTCGACCAATTCGTTGCACCCTATGATGTGCCGTTGATTGACCTCGCCCATGCGGTGGGTCAGCGCGTCGTGTATCATACTTGCGGGGGAATGATGCCATTCCTCGAACGCCTCGCCGAAATGATGCCGGACGCGATGGAGACGTTCACCCCCTCTTCAATGGGAGGAGACACTCTCCTCGCCGAGGCCAGGGAACGAATTGGGGACAAAGTATGCATGATTGGAGGGTTCGATCAATTCCATTACTTCAAGGATTGCACTCCCGAGGAGACGCGAAAAGCTGTGAGGAAGTGCTTCGATGAAGCCGGTCGGGACGGCGGTTACATTCTGTGCCCGTCGGATCACTTTTTCGATGCTGATATGGAACTGCTGAAAGCCTTCGCAGATGAAGCGCGGAAATGCACCTATTGATGCTATGTGTGAGTCAGATTTAAGGTCACCCTCTCGCCGGCGGGGAGCTGGTAGCGTACCCGGCCAAACTGCCCCATACCCCGCAGACGCTTCAGAGCAACATCCTCACGCTTGTCGATTGCGATCTCCCCTGCTCCTTCCGGCGGAGTCTCGATGATGAGTTGCCTCCCACCGACGGCCCCATCCCATTTCACTCGAATCGGTCCACGGACTGTATGAGCGGTAAGATCCATCGAACGGATGTCCGCGCACTGCGGGACGATTTCGTACGTCCGGTATCCAGGCGTCAGGGGCCGGATGCCGGCGATATTCATGTACAACACGAAAAGGGGAACAACCGCACAGTGGCTCCATTGATCTGTAGAATCTAACCTTGCTGTCCAGAACTCCTGCAGCGTGTTGTTCAGTCGCACCGAATCCATGGGAGCCCAGCGAGTGCGAAGATCATTGACAATCGCGTCGGCTCGCCCTCCCTTGGAGAGGGCCCAGAGTCTCCACCCGGCGTTTGCCGGATAGGAGAATCCCATCTCCGGCGGACACGCGGCCAGCATCTCAACTGCGGGCTGCTGTTTTGCCCCCGGGCATTGATCGAACAAGACCGACGTCGCGAGTGTCCTGTCTGAGAACCGGAGCCCGTTTTCCTTTTCGGACCAGGGAAGATTGTCAACGAAAAGATTCCGTTTCTTGTCCCAGAATAGTCGCACGGTCGACTTCAGAAGCTCAGTTCCGAACTCCCTTGCTTCTTCCCCCCAACGCCGATCACCGAACGCATCACACAGCGGCGCCAAAGCGTGCAGCGACATCGCTGACGCATAGAGGTTGAAAGAACATTGTTTGTGTTTTTGCTGCTTGAATGCACTGTGATCGATATAGAGCGATGGAACGCCAAGATTTTCGACCGGGAGCAGCCCATCGGATCCTTTGATGGACCGCAGGTAGTTGAAAAACCGGAGAAGCCGCGGGTACGGTTCCCGCACAGATTCGAGGTCTCCGGTGTAGAGATAGTGATGCCAGCAATCGAAGTTGAACCCAACCCCGTGGTCAAGGAGCGGCCCCCAGAAGGTCATCTGCAGCTGGCGTTCCTGCAGGCGCGCAAGCCGGTCATACGCAGGCCAGCAATCGAGAAAATATCCGTCAATCGTGATTCCCTGACTAAACGTCTCGAGATACCGAGCTGTCTGTCTTGTTTCTCCGAACGCGTAGTAGATCGCGTGCAGCTGGTGTCCCCCGTCGCCGCTGTACTGCTGGCGCTCGCGTGCCATGCCGTCCACGATGGTCTCCTGTGCACAATTGTTGAGCGTATTCACCGAAGCATCAAACAGACTCTGCAGTCCGGGTTCAGAGCAAACGATTGCGGGCTGATGCAGCCAGGGAAACACACGCCGGCGCAGACCGACGTTCCGGATGACCACATCTCCGGCTACACCCCTGATGTGGAGCTGCATCCAGCGGCAGCTTTCAAAATCGAACGTTTCAAATTCGTTCACTCCCTTTCGACAGATAAACCTTGTCCACGAGTAGAACTGCGTATTCAGGAGTGCGGGCCCGCCGACCTCGTGGGACTCCTGAACCATCAGTTCTACGATCGTTCCCTCCGGGGCCTCGATGACAAAGGAAGGCCAGCCAACGATCTGTTCTTCGAATTCAAAAGTCAGTGCAGCGGCGCGGGATCCATCGAGAGAGACCTTCCATGTACCTGGGGCAACCTGCGCTGCGCTTGAAGCGCGGATCGCGTCGAAGCAGTCGGGAGTCATGTTGTCAAAGTACTCATCCGGCGTTCGCTTCCAGCGGATCCACAGTGATTCGCTCAGCTGCTTGACCGGGACAAGTTGTTCCGATAGCATCGGAATGCTCCGGCGTCTGAGCTCTGATACGTCCTTGGTGCCGCGGATCTCCATTGCGTATTCGGGATACGATGAACACCCGCTTGGCTTGTCTGCCGGGCATCTGAGGTTCATCGGCGGCAGCCAGTTCGCGTCGGTTTTGAAATCCGATTGCAGCCATCCGTAGGGATACAGACGCGCATCGAATTCCTCCTGCAGCGATCGCAGATACCATCGTTTGTACCGGCCGGGTTTCCAGCTCCATGCAAGGCGCGTGAGCCATGAAGGATCGGATACAACCTTGACGAGGCTTCCGTCCTGCAGTTCTATCTCGAGATTGAACAGAAATCCGGTCTTGCCAATAGGCCACGTGCCATCACCAAGGCCGAAGTACAGGACTTCTGCCCCGATGACATTTTCTCCTTCCTTCAGACTCGCAGTAAGATCAAGCGGATCCGCTTCGACCCACCGAGGATCACATGGCGCAGGCCCCCACTGAATTCGCTTGCCGTTCACGAACAACCGGTAGCGGCTGTCCGCAACAATCCAACCGGAAGCTCTTTTGACGGGCGCCGCAAGACTGAGCGTACGGCGAAACAGAACCACCGTATTGCACAGGGTTCTTCCCGACGGATACCAAATCCACTCTGCCGGACTCAGATTGAGGTATCGCGGCGAGGGAAGAGAATTGTCTGGTATGCGCAACGACACGGGCGCAGTCTGCACAGGCTTCTCTTTCTTGCTTTGAGGAGTGAACGAAAGGAAGGAAAGCCCCACACCGCCGAGGGCTGTCTTCCGGAAGAAATCTCGCCGATTGATATTCTTAGGTGTTCGTTTTCGGGACTTCATGCAATCCCCTTTCGGTTGCACGGTGAGTGTGAAGCTTCACACTACTCGTGACGCTGGTCTTAGGAATTCAGCACACCTACGGTCCAGCATTGAATTCACTCAATGCCGCAAAGAAAGCATCGATGTTTTCGAGAGGGACGTGGGGCGGAACATCGCAGCCTGATGAGAGAACGAAATTGGAAAAACCCTTCGTGGCCTGCAACAATTGCAGCGTTGCCGAGCGGACTGATTTTGGTGATCCCGATTTGAAAACAGCAACGGGATCGATATTGCCAAATACGAGTGTGTCTCCGGGAATCTGCTCGAGTGCTTTCACGATGTTGCAGCGATTACCGAAATGCAGTCCTCCCGCACCGGTCGAGAGCATCGATGAAACGAGCGTGTCCGTATCCCCACAATTGTGCAGGATCACCAGAAAGCTATCGTCCTGCACGGCTTCCACAATTCTCTTGATGAAATTCGACGAGAACTCCGTGCAGTGGTCAGCAGAGAGCACACCGGCTACTGGCTCCGCGATCAGCACTCCGTTGGCCCCGGCCGCCTTGAATGCCTTCACATATGCCATCAGAAACTGAGTGCACTTTTCGAGCAAAGCAAGAACACTGTCGGGTTCCGTGAGAATCGCCGTCATCACTTCCGTGACATCGAAGAGACGCCCTGCGAGCGAAAAAGGCCCGATGCAACCGGCAAAGACCGGCCTGTCCGAAATCGAATTCGCCGCAAGCCTTGATGCTTCAAGCCATTGACCAACCCGCGCTTGTGTAAGACCGGGGATTGCCAGCTGCTCGATCGAGTCGGCGTCATGGACACATCGCGCCGTCACCGAAGGAACTTCGTCGTCGGCAAACCGGATGGTCGCGCCAAACGCCTCGGCTTCGACGGAGAGGTCCATGATCATCGTCGAAGCACCGGTCGGATACTGTTGAGCGACGGCCTGCACCGCTTCAAAATGAAACCTGGGATTCGTTACAGTTGCCAGGACAGTGTTGCCCCGCAGCGCCATGCCAGGATGCGTCATCACGGGCACAGCCAGGCGTTTCTTCGAATCCAGGACCGATTGTTTCCACTTCATCATATCACGGTGCATTTCCACTCCAGAGCGCTATGTTGTTGCTGATTCACCCCCCACACCCAACTCCACCTGGTCTTATTTCACTACTTCAATCTCTGATTTCACGCGGATATCATCTGACGAGCTTCCCACCATAACCTCGATAGTACCGGGCTCGACGACAAACTTCAAAGCATCGTCCAGGAATCCCATTTCCTCTTTGGAAAGAGCGAACACGATGGCTTTCTTTTCTCCGGGGGCGAGGGAGATTCGCTTGAAACCTCTCAGCTCCTTGACGGGCCGCGTGACGCTCGCAACAGGATCGTGCAAATACAGTTGGACAACCTCGTCCCCTGCCCGACGTCCGGTGTTCTCAACATCAACGGAGATCTGAACTTTCCCGTCCGGGTTTATTCGCTGAGGGGACACCTGCAAATTTGAGTACTTGAATTTTGTATAGCTTAGCCCAAAACCGAATGGAAATAGCGGTTTGCCGCTGAGATCTGTGTAGTCATCTCCCCGCCCCGTGGGTTTGTGATTGTAGTACAAGGGAACCTGGCCGACGGCCTGGGGAAATGTGATGGGCAACTTGCCGCCGGGATTGAAGTCACCGAAGAGCACATCCGCCACTGCATTGCCCCCTTCTTCACCCGGATACCACACCTCGACGATTGCTGAAACCTTGTTCACCCATTTCCTCATCGTGACAGCGCTGCCATTGATCAGGACGACAATGGTCGGTGTCTTCGTCTCGACCACTGCTTGAATCAGCTGCTCCTGCTCGCCCGGAAGATCGAGATTTGATCGGTCGTATCCCTCCCCCTCGATAATTCCAACGGCGACAATGGCCACGTCGGATTTCTTCGCCGCGTCTGCGGCCGCCTGTATGCGCGGATCAACGGGACGCTTCATGTCCCACACGAAGCTCGCATAGGCCCATCCTTCGTTCTCATAGTATTCGATCTTGACATCATACTCTCGACCTGCCTCGAGCTTCATCGTGACGACGTCAAGCGTGGCACCGCGGTCGAACCAGCTGTCGATGAGCAGTTTCCCGTCTATGTACAAACGGACTCCGTCATCCGAGCTGAACCCCACACTGTAGGTTCCCGATTCCTTCGGAATCAGCTTGCCGGTCCAACGCGCCGAGAAATGGTCAGGAGCGATGTTCGGCTCAGGGGATCCCATCGCCCACTCGAAGTTGATGACCTTGTCGGTTCGGACGAGTGCAGGCGGCCCCTGCAGATCTTTGTTCTTGAAGTACTCGCCGCGCAGACCGTGCTCACCCGGCTTGGCATCTGCAGGCACTAGAAATTCCGATGATATCGGCGGCAGCGCCGTGAAGCCGACATCGCAACCCTTCTCGTACACTATCTTCGCCGCGGGAACCTTGCTCTTGATTCCATCGAGCAGCGTCACGACTTTTGTGCCGAAACCGCTGTACCCGCCAAGCCTGGCCGCCTCAGCTTCGGGACCGATCACCGCGATGGATTTGACCTCTTTCTTCAATGGAAGCGTATTCTCTTCGTTCCTCAGAAGCACGATTGCCTTGCGGGCGGCGTCCCGCGCAAGCGCCCGATGGTCGGGCGAATCATTTACTGAAGCGGCGCTCTCGGGATCGACGTACGGATTCTCAAATAACCCAAGCCGAAACTTTGCGCGCAGGACGTTCCGCGCGGCCTCGTCGATAGCTTTCATCGAAGCGGATCCGTCCCTGGCAGCCTGAAGGAGAGGCTCGCCATAAAAATAGATGTCCGGCAATTCCACGTCGAGCCCCGCCTCCACAGCTTTCGCGGCCCCTTCTTTCGGCGTAGCGGCTACGTGGTGCTTATCCATAATGCCAGATACAGAGCCGTAATCGGACACGACAAATCCTTTGAATCCCCATTCTTTCCTCAGAACCTCCGTGAGGAGCCATTTGCTTGACGTGCTCGGGATGCCATCGATCGCATTATAAGCGGACATGACAGATGAGGCATTTGCCTCCTGGAACGCAGCTTTGAACGGGGGGAAATACACTTCCCTCAACTCCCGCTCCGAGAAGTGAATCGGATAACTGTCTCTCCCGCCGTCGCCGACATTTGCCACGAAGTGTTTGGGGGTCGTGATAACACCTGCATCTTCAATGTTCTTGCAGAATTCGATAGCGAGGCGGGATTGCAGATAGGGATCTTCACCGTACGTTTCTTCGACTCGTCCCCAGCGGACGTCTCTGGCAATATTGATGACGGGGGAGAGCACCTGACGGATACCGCGGCTGCGCGTTTCTTTCGCAATTGCAGTCGCAACATTCGCCATCAGATCGGTATCCCAACTCGCCGCCAGACCGATCGCCTGCGGGAAACTCGTCGCACCATTGGCAATGAGGCCGTGCAGCGCTTCGTCATGAATAATGATCGGGATTCCCAGCCTCGTTTTCTCGCGTGCCATCTTCTGGTACT
This genomic window contains:
- a CDS encoding uroporphyrinogen decarboxylase family protein, whose product is MHRDMMKWKQSVLDSKKRLAVPVMTHPGMALRGNTVLATVTNPRFHFEAVQAVAQQYPTGASTMIMDLSVEAEAFGATIRFADDEVPSVTARCVHDADSIEQLAIPGLTQARVGQWLEASRLAANSISDRPVFAGCIGPFSLAGRLFDVTEVMTAILTEPDSVLALLEKCTQFLMAYVKAFKAAGANGVLIAEPVAGVLSADHCTEFSSNFIKRIVEAVQDDSFLVILHNCGDTDTLVSSMLSTGAGGLHFGNRCNIVKALEQIPGDTLVFGNIDPVAVFKSGSPKSVRSATLQLLQATKGFSNFVLSSGCDVPPHVPLENIDAFFAALSEFNAGP
- a CDS encoding glycoside hydrolase family 3 C-terminal domain-containing protein, which translates into the protein MKTKVIVRYLLLGCALALAVPFARGQQQKTRAKYLDPKVAIEDRVTDLLSRMTVEERVAQLQSTLKKIEWGKNFTVNGLGGIGPLLRWSVAKEAAEKANEYQKMAREKTRLGIPIIIHDEALHGLIANGATSFPQAIGLAASWDTDLMANVATAIAKETRSRGIRQVLSPVINIARDVRWGRVEETYGEDPYLQSRLAIEFCKNIEDAGVITTPKHFVANVGDGGRDSYPIHFSERELREVYFPPFKAAFQEANASSVMSAYNAIDGIPSTSSKWLLTEVLRKEWGFKGFVVSDYGSVSGIMDKHHVAATPKEGAAKAVEAGLDVELPDIYFYGEPLLQAARDGSASMKAIDEAARNVLRAKFRLGLFENPYVDPESAASVNDSPDHRALARDAARKAIVLLRNEENTLPLKKEVKSIAVIGPEAEAARLGGYSGFGTKVVTLLDGIKSKVPAAKIVYEKGCDVGFTALPPISSEFLVPADAKPGEHGLRGEYFKNKDLQGPPALVRTDKVINFEWAMGSPEPNIAPDHFSARWTGKLIPKESGTYSVGFSSDDGVRLYIDGKLLIDSWFDRGATLDVVTMKLEAGREYDVKIEYYENEGWAYASFVWDMKRPVDPRIQAAADAAKKSDVAIVAVGIIEGEGYDRSNLDLPGEQEQLIQAVVETKTPTIVVLINGSAVTMRKWVNKVSAIVEVWYPGEEGGNAVADVLFGDFNPGGKLPITFPQAVGQVPLYYNHKPTGRGDDYTDLSGKPLFPFGFGLSYTKFKYSNLQVSPQRINPDGKVQISVDVENTGRRAGDEVVQLYLHDPVASVTRPVKELRGFKRISLAPGEKKAIVFALSKEEMGFLDDALKFVVEPGTIEVMVGSSSDDIRVKSEIEVVK
- a CDS encoding alpha-L-rhamnosidase N-terminal domain-containing protein, with the translated sequence MKSRKRTPKNINRRDFFRKTALGGVGLSFLSFTPQSKKEKPVQTAPVSLRIPDNSLPSPRYLNLSPAEWIWYPSGRTLCNTVVLFRRTLSLAAPVKRASGWIVADSRYRLFVNGKRIQWGPAPCDPRWVEADPLDLTASLKEGENVIGAEVLYFGLGDGTWPIGKTGFLFNLEIELQDGSLVKVVSDPSWLTRLAWSWKPGRYKRWYLRSLQEEFDARLYPYGWLQSDFKTDANWLPPMNLRCPADKPSGCSSYPEYAMEIRGTKDVSELRRRSIPMLSEQLVPVKQLSESLWIRWKRTPDEYFDNMTPDCFDAIRASSAAQVAPGTWKVSLDGSRAAALTFEFEEQIVGWPSFVIEAPEGTIVELMVQESHEVGGPALLNTQFYSWTRFICRKGVNEFETFDFESCRWMQLHIRGVAGDVVIRNVGLRRRVFPWLHQPAIVCSEPGLQSLFDASVNTLNNCAQETIVDGMARERQQYSGDGGHQLHAIYYAFGETRQTARYLETFSQGITIDGYFLDCWPAYDRLARLQERQLQMTFWGPLLDHGVGFNFDCWHHYLYTGDLESVREPYPRLLRFFNYLRSIKGSDGLLPVENLGVPSLYIDHSAFKQQKHKQCSFNLYASAMSLHALAPLCDAFGDRRWGEEAREFGTELLKSTVRLFWDKKRNLFVDNLPWSEKENGLRFSDRTLATSVLFDQCPGAKQQPAVEMLAACPPEMGFSYPANAGWRLWALSKGGRADAIVNDLRTRWAPMDSVRLNNTLQEFWTARLDSTDQWSHCAVVPLFVLYMNIAGIRPLTPGYRTYEIVPQCADIRSMDLTAHTVRGPIRVKWDGAVGGRQLIIETPPEGAGEIAIDKREDVALKRLRGMGQFGRVRYQLPAGERVTLNLTHT